The nucleotide window gcgggagcagGAAGCCGCTGCCTTttccgggctccccccccccccgctccctgcagcgcTTCCTGCCCGGGCCACTAGAGACcgagacccccccagccccctcaccgcacccccagccccccaactcccctgcaccgccccctgactgcacccccagcaccgccccctgactgcacccccagatacccctgcaccgccccagccccccaactgccccgcaccgccccctgactgcacccccagaCGCCCCCGCAccgccccctgactgcacccccagaTCTCCCGGCACCGCCCCAGCCCCCAACTCCCCCGCACCACCCCGACTGCACCCCCAGATACCCCTGCaccgccccagccccccaactgccccgcaccgccccctgactgcacccccagatgCCCCCGCAccgccccctgactgcacccccagccccccactgcatCCCTTAGCCCCCCCGCAccgccccctgactgcacccccagctccccactgcatCCCTTagcccccctgctccgccccctgactgcacccccagctccccactgcatCCCTTAGCCCCCCTGCACCGCCCCAACCCCCTTCACCGCCACTGAttgcaccccagccccccactgcaaCCCCAGCACTCCCTACGctgccctctgcaccccccagcctcccccgcatcctgcccagccccccgtACCCCTACCTCTACCCCACCGACTCCCCtggacacacacaccccgggcCCAGAAGTTTGGGGTACAAACTTTCCAGTGTGAGCACCTAATGATCGCCCGCCCTGCCCTGCACTCTAGCCCCGCCCCCGCGTGCCAGGCCCGATTCCCCCGGGAAGGTTGGGGGGGGGTCTGAGCTGGGCCTGGAGtctgcgcccctcccccacctgctgcGTGCGCGCCCTCTGGCGGCGAACCCCGGGTGCTGCGCCTGCCTCTCCAGCCCCGTCTGAAATTACCGCGCAGGGAACTAACCCTGCGGCCCAGAATAGCGCggcctggcgggggcgggggccggggccggttGTACCGGGACCCCTCGCTTGGCGCTggcatgcagctgcctctggggtggggcgggggctgttTGTACAAGGACCCCTCACACAGTGGCAGGGAcgtggcccctctggggtggggcaggggccagttatacagggacccctcgcctggcgctggcatgcagctgcctctggggtggggcgggggctggttACAAATCTCCCCACACAGCAGTTTGAGAGAGAAGCTGAAGAGGAAAAGCCTGCATCCCATTGACGCGGCCGGGGCCAAACACAGGCAGCAAAGTGGCATTTGGCCCAGGGGTCCCGACCTGACCCCCCGGAGGCCCCACCCCACGCCCTgccacacagcgccccctagtgacgcactggggtcagcactggcTGCCAGGGGACACGCACACACCTGCAGCGCAGTCCCTGGCCGGACCGACAGGGGCCTCggcaggtgcagggaggggatctCTCCTCTGGGCTTGGCGCAGGGGCCACGTGGCTGGATCCGTGCCCAGTGCTGGGCCCTGCGCACCCCGCGCCTGGTGCTGGGCCCCCCACATTCCCTGCGGCTGGTGCTGGGCCCCCGGCGCTCTCTGCCAGCTGGTGAGATGCTGGAGAGGGGCCGGAGCAGAGCCCTGAGGATGATTCAAGGGTTCAAAGCCCTGCCCCGGAGCCAGAGCCGCCAGGAGCTCCCGCTGTTCAGCCGGGCCCAGGGAGGGTTGTGGGGGACTTGGTCCCTGTCTCTTGGCCCCGGGGTCGGGGGCTCTTCACTTCAGCAGCGAAAGGCCAGACGCGCCCTGGCCGGGAGGGGGAGCTAGACCCGGTCGGACGGGGCATTGGGAGACCACGAGCTGGACCACGGATCCCCTGTCCCTGACCATGTTAAATCCCTGAGCGGCCATTTGTCGGAGATCTGCTCCGGTGATGGTTCGGGGGCCGGGCTGTGGCCTGTGTGGTGCACACAGATCCCTACTAGCCCCGAGaattcccaccccactccctgcaacaCAGGTCCCCtcggctggccctggggaccagAGAgtaccccccccgcccccgaatcCCCCATCCCAGTCCCCCAGCACCGTGGAAGTCTCCTAGCCAAGCGTGAAGCCTGCCAGCAGCTGTTTGAGCTAGTGTGTGAGGCCGGaaggctgcagagctgggcaggaccCGCGGGGGCGGGCACGCAGTGGGGCGCATCTCCTGCTGATGGGCACCGAGGAGAAAAGCCAGGACCCGGACGGACGCTTTGCACATGCAGAGCCGGCTGCAGCACGCAGGGCTTCTCCTCCGCACCCCGGCACCAGGAGACGTGAACCCCGATCACCATGGAGACGGGGCCAGCATGGGTCTGTGTCCTGCTCCCGCTCTGCCTCTTGCCGGGTAGGTTCCACCAGGGatctggggggatggggagccctTGGCAAGGGGGCAGAATCACAGCTGGAGCTAAGTAATCTGCCAGCAGCGCTGGGCCGAGGGAGATGGACTGGCTGGGTAGAGCTCTCCGTTCCGCACCCCACAAgcacccaggccctgccctggggcagatcagccagtgccccctagaggggaaaggccccatgcccatccccccatcccctgagcaAGCCAGTCCCCCCTGCTCTGGGACCGGATCggggccagcgccccctagaggggaaaggccccgtgcctgtccccccatcccctgagccaGGCCAGCCCCTAAACCCCCAGAACAGGGTCAGGTGTAGAATCTGGCCTTTTCTTTGCTAGTTTCGCTTCCTGTCAACAGAGACTGAAAGGAGGAACTGAAAGCATCTGGAGGCTCTGGTATCAGGGGCTGCAGCTGAGTGATCTGAATGGGGGGGTGGCCCTGGGGTGCAGGCATCTCTGagcccctggccccatccccgcTGTGCAGGGTGGCCTGTCTCTGGGGCTGGCTGATTGTTCCTGGTGGTTTGGGGGCTGAGGGTTAgttccttttttttaatctccgGGGTGGGGTCGGATGCAAATTTGTGATATAACAGACAGAGGGACAGACAGcagcacggggtggggggagctgatccAGGGAAGGTGCAACTCACTGATCCATCTGTCACAGAGCTacacccacccagccctgcaatgCCTGGCAGCAAGGGGGGGaagcctcccctgctctaaccaccagcccccactcccctcccagagccggggagagaacccaggagtcctggctcccagcccccctgctctaaccactagaagTGAGCCCCATCTCACTCTGTACCCACAATCTCCTTGCTCTGGGTTCTGGGGGTGATCGGGAGCCGTGGCGGAGGGGGGAGAGGGCTGTAGGAGCAGAATAGGCCCCCTcacctgcagtctctgctgctaGGTTCCGGGGGGCCTGGAGTCAGTGAGGGCCTGGGGGGCCAGGgcagcctccctcccaccctgctgGCTCCCCACCCTGGATAGCCTGGTATTCCCCCTAGGTCAGACCAGTGCCCCACCCGGCCCAGCATCCgcccgccccctgctgcccccagatCTTCCTCCCCAAAGCTCATCCCCGCAGGCTCGTCCCGCACagtatcccccccccccagatcccccACACCTGTCCTGCCCGGTATCCCCCCCAGATTGTCCCCCAGGCTTGTCCCACACAGTATCCCCAGCTTGTCCCCTTAGGCTTGTTCCACCTGGTATCCCCCTGAATCCACCAGGCCCATCCCCAAGGCTCCGGCTGGTGAGCTGTGgtgtgtccccacccccacaggacaTCTTTGCCAGGAGCCCTGCACAAACACGACAGCGCTGTGCAATGGGACCACCTCGAATGTGACCGAGGTCCCCCCGGCCCCCAGCACCCCTTGGTCCAGGCGCCCCGTGGTCAGGGTGCAAACCAGCCCGGCCGCCCAGCTCCTGGCGGAGAACAGCCTTGTAAAGGTGGAGGCCGGCCTCACCTCTGTGACTGTCCCTGAGGGGGGCCGGGCGACCCTGGAGTGCCGGTTCGAAGCCCCGTCTGGGGCCCGGGTCACCTGGAGCCGAGCCTCTCGGAACTGCAGCGAGCCTATCCTGGTGGCCAATGGCACCGGTCCCCAGCACAGCGTGGCCATCACCGCAGGCACCGGCGTCTCCATCCTCACCTTCCACTCCGCCAGGAAGAGCGACATCGGCCTGTATTTCTGCCAGGTGCAAACCGACAAGGCCTGGGGCCAGTCGTGCGGCACCTACCTGCGGGTTCGCAGTGAGTGAGGGCCGGGGGTCACCGGGGGCATGCAGCAGAACAGAAGCCACCTGGCCCAGGGTGGCTGCGGGGTCCCCAGTCAAACCCCAGCTGGGACAGTTCCCTTTGCCTCCCTCAGTCCCCCTGGGCCTCTCTGCTGGTAaacagcttggggggggggagtctgtGCAGCTGGCCTGCCCTATGCCAGAGGGCCCTGCGTGGTGTGTGTGGGACCTCGTCccgccccagagggggctgcGTGGTGGTGAAACtcgtcccaccccagagggggctgcatggcAGTGGCGGGGGAGGCTCTGGGGACTTTGGAGCGgagctgaccccctccccccggtgtTGCAGAACCCATCCCGGTTCCCTTCCTAAACATGCGGGAATCCACCAAGAACCAGCTGATCACCGCCGAGGGCATCCTGCTCCTGTTCTGTGCCGTGGGGCCCGGCATCTTCCTCCTCTTCAGGGTGAGCCCCTCGGCCC belongs to Natator depressus isolate rNatDep1 chromosome 24, rNatDep2.hap1, whole genome shotgun sequence and includes:
- the CD79A gene encoding B-cell antigen receptor complex-associated protein alpha chain isoform X1, whose product is MQSRLQHAGLLLRTPAPGDVNPDHHGDGASMGLCPAPALPLAGPIPKAPAGELWCVPTPTGHLCQEPCTNTTALCNGTTSNVTEVPPAPSTPWSRRPVVRVQTSPAAQLLAENSLVKVEAGLTSVTVPEGGRATLECRFEAPSGARVTWSRASRNCSEPILVANGTGPQHSVAITAGTGVSILTFHSARKSDIGLYFCQVQTDKAWGQSCGTYLRVRKPIPVPFLNMRESTKNQLITAEGILLLFCAVGPGIFLLFRKRWENERLLQSKKNEYEEENLYEGLNLDECSMYEDISRGLHATYQDVANLHVLDMQLEKP
- the CD79A gene encoding B-cell antigen receptor complex-associated protein alpha chain isoform X2 — its product is METGPAWVCVLLPLCLLPGHLCQEPCTNTTALCNGTTSNVTEVPPAPSTPWSRRPVVRVQTSPAAQLLAENSLVKVEAGLTSVTVPEGGRATLECRFEAPSGARVTWSRASRNCSEPILVANGTGPQHSVAITAGTGVSILTFHSARKSDIGLYFCQVQTDKAWGQSCGTYLRVRKPIPVPFLNMRESTKNQLITAEGILLLFCAVGPGIFLLFRKRWENERLLQSKKNEYEEENLYEGLNLDECSMYEDISRGLHATYQDVANLHVLDMQLEKP